From a region of the Rhodospirillaceae bacterium genome:
- the acnA gene encoding aconitate hydratase AcnA, with amino-acid sequence MPLTGTQNSFDARRTLKAGGKSYAYFSLPAAAGNGLGEIARLPFSLKVLLENMLRHEDGGTVTADDIRAFGAWLDRRKSSREIAYRPARVLMQDFTGVPAVVDLAAMRDAIGALGGDPERINPLVPVDLVIDHSVSIDHFGTPDAFRQNVEREFERNRERYEFLRWGATAFDNFRVVPPGTGICHQVNVEYLAQTVWSGDENGETIAYPDTCVGTDSHTTMVNGLAVLGWGVGGIEAEAAMLGQPVSMLIPEVIGFRLTGTLKEGATATDLVLTVTQMLRARGVVGKFVEFFGAGLDNLSLADKATISNMAPEYGATCGFFPIDAETLRYLEFTGRDPARVALVEAYAKAQGMWRDADTPDPLFTDTLELDLGDVVPSIAGPKRPQDRIALTNASSEFEALESRRRAQPVAGADWSLDDGDVVIASITSCTNTSNPAVLVAAGLLARKAREKGLQRQPWVKTSFAPGSQVVSDYIEAAGLQDDLDALGFNLVGYGCTTCIGNSGPLPEPIHDAVEAGDLTVCAVLSGNRNFEGRVHPLTRGNYLASPPLVVAYALAGSLRIDLYNEPIGQDADGNDVYLKDIWPTNREVAETIDRCVTPAMFRERYADVFAGDENWQTIEVSGGLTYDWDSSSTYVRNPPYFEGITAEAGAVGDIVGARSLARLGDSVTTDHISPAGVIKEDGPAGDYLKTYQIRPRDFNSFGSRRGNHEVMMRGTFANIRIRNEMAPGTEGGVTRHQPSGDEMPIYDAAMRYRAEGVPLVVVGGKEYGTGSSRDWAAKGTRLLGVKAVIVESFERIHRSNLVGMGVLPLQFKDGASRESLGLKGDETFDITGIAGGITPGMDVACTIRYAGGATRTVPLLCRIDTADEVTYFGNGGILHYVLRSMAAAA; translated from the coding sequence ATGCCCCTGACCGGAACGCAGAACAGCTTCGACGCCCGCCGGACACTGAAGGCCGGGGGCAAATCTTATGCCTATTTCAGCCTGCCCGCCGCCGCCGGGAACGGGTTGGGTGAAATCGCCCGGCTGCCCTTCTCGCTCAAGGTGCTGCTGGAGAACATGCTGCGCCACGAGGACGGCGGCACCGTCACCGCCGACGACATCCGCGCTTTCGGCGCGTGGCTCGACCGCCGGAAATCGAGCCGCGAGATCGCCTACCGGCCGGCGCGCGTGCTGATGCAGGACTTCACCGGCGTCCCCGCGGTCGTCGACCTGGCGGCGATGCGCGACGCGATCGGCGCGCTCGGCGGCGATCCGGAGCGGATCAATCCGCTGGTGCCGGTCGACCTGGTGATCGACCATTCGGTGTCGATCGACCATTTCGGCACGCCCGACGCCTTCCGGCAGAATGTCGAGCGCGAGTTCGAGCGCAACCGGGAGCGTTACGAGTTCCTGCGCTGGGGCGCCACGGCCTTCGACAATTTCCGCGTTGTGCCGCCGGGCACCGGCATCTGCCACCAGGTCAACGTCGAATATCTCGCCCAGACCGTGTGGTCCGGCGACGAGAACGGCGAGACAATCGCCTATCCCGACACCTGCGTCGGCACCGACAGCCACACGACGATGGTCAACGGCCTCGCCGTGCTCGGCTGGGGCGTCGGCGGCATCGAGGCCGAGGCGGCGATGCTGGGCCAGCCGGTCTCCATGCTCATTCCCGAGGTGATCGGCTTCCGGCTGACCGGAACGCTCAAGGAAGGCGCGACGGCGACCGATCTCGTGCTGACCGTCACGCAGATGCTGCGCGCCCGCGGCGTGGTCGGCAAGTTCGTCGAGTTTTTCGGCGCCGGGCTCGACAATCTGAGCCTGGCCGACAAAGCGACGATCTCCAACATGGCGCCGGAATACGGCGCGACCTGCGGCTTCTTTCCGATCGACGCCGAGACCCTGCGCTATCTCGAATTCACCGGCCGGGACCCGGCACGGGTCGCCCTCGTCGAGGCCTATGCGAAGGCGCAGGGCATGTGGCGCGATGCCGATACGCCCGATCCGCTGTTCACCGATACGCTGGAGCTCGACCTCGGCGACGTGGTGCCGTCGATCGCCGGCCCGAAACGGCCGCAGGACCGGATCGCGCTCACGAACGCAAGCAGCGAATTCGAGGCGCTCGAATCCCGCCGGCGCGCGCAGCCGGTCGCGGGCGCCGACTGGTCCCTCGACGACGGCGACGTCGTCATCGCCTCGATCACCAGCTGCACCAATACCTCGAACCCGGCGGTGCTGGTGGCCGCCGGCCTGCTCGCCCGCAAGGCGCGGGAGAAGGGCCTGCAACGGCAACCCTGGGTCAAGACCAGCTTCGCGCCCGGCTCCCAGGTGGTGAGCGACTATATCGAGGCGGCCGGCCTGCAGGACGATCTGGACGCCCTCGGCTTCAACCTGGTCGGCTATGGCTGCACGACCTGCATCGGCAATTCGGGGCCGCTGCCGGAGCCGATCCACGACGCCGTCGAGGCCGGCGACCTGACGGTCTGCGCGGTACTGTCCGGCAACCGGAATTTCGAGGGCCGGGTCCATCCGCTGACAAGGGGCAACTACCTCGCCTCGCCGCCGCTCGTCGTCGCCTACGCCCTCGCCGGGTCGCTCAGGATCGACCTCTACAATGAGCCGATCGGGCAGGATGCGGACGGCAACGACGTGTATCTCAAGGACATCTGGCCGACCAACCGGGAGGTCGCCGAGACCATCGACCGCTGCGTGACGCCGGCCATGTTCCGCGAGCGCTATGCCGACGTCTTCGCGGGCGACGAGAACTGGCAGACCATCGAGGTCTCGGGCGGCCTGACCTACGACTGGGATTCGTCCAGCACCTATGTCCGCAATCCGCCCTATTTCGAGGGCATCACGGCGGAAGCCGGCGCGGTCGGAGACATCGTCGGCGCCCGTTCCCTCGCCCGCCTCGGCGATTCGGTGACGACCGACCACATCTCGCCCGCCGGGGTCATCAAGGAGGACGGTCCGGCCGGCGACTATCTCAAGACCTACCAGATCCGGCCGCGCGACTTTAACAGCTTCGGTTCGCGGCGCGGCAACCACGAGGTCATGATGCGCGGCACCTTTGCCAACATCCGCATCCGCAACGAGATGGCGCCGGGCACCGAAGGCGGCGTGACCCGCCACCAGCCGTCCGGCGACGAAATGCCGATCTACGACGCCGCCATGCGCTACCGGGCCGAGGGTGTGCCCCTGGTGGTCGTGGGCGGCAAGGAATACGGCACCGGCTCGTCGCGCGACTGGGCGGCCAAGGGCACGAGGCTGCTCGGCGTGAAGGCGGTGATCGTCGAGAGCTTCGAGCGCATCCACCGCTCGAACCTGGTCGGCATGGGCGTGCTGCCGCTCCAGTTCAAGGACGGCGCAAGCCGCGAGAGCCTCGGCCTCAAAGGCGACGAGACCTTCGACATCACCGGCATCGCCGGCGGCATAACGCCGGGCATGGATGTCGCCTGCACGATCCGCTACGCCGGCGGTGCGACCCGGACCGTCCCCCTTCTGTGCCGCATCGATACCGCCGACGAGGTCACCTATTTCGGCAACGGCGGCATCCTGCACTACGTCCTGCGCAGCATGGCGGCGGCAGCGTAA
- a CDS encoding ABC transporter permease produces the protein MTAAAITVAGRHELRLRVLRRFLRHRLAVASAVVLAVLILASVFAPAVERLLGADIRDVDLSAILQGPSLAHPLGTDELGRDLLVRLLYGGRISLLVGLVAAVFSAIIGAAIGIVAGYFGGRLDDLLMRVTDGVIALPILPLLIVLAAVDLTKLGLPASVANSGDISLYRIIVITALFGWTGVARLVRGATLSLKEREFVRAAIAMGASPWRVMRVHILPNAISPIVVATTLSVGGIILFESVLSFLGLGIQPPIPSWGNMLTGAQEQLSSAPQLMIWPGLMIFVTVIAFNFLGDGLQDSLDPRALSD, from the coding sequence ATGACGGCCGCCGCGATTACCGTCGCCGGCCGGCACGAGCTGCGGCTGCGGGTCCTGCGCCGCTTCCTGCGCCACCGGCTCGCCGTGGCCTCGGCCGTCGTCCTGGCGGTGCTTATCCTTGCGTCCGTCTTCGCGCCGGCGGTCGAGCGGCTGCTGGGCGCCGATATCCGCGATGTCGACCTGAGCGCGATCCTCCAGGGGCCGAGCCTGGCCCATCCGCTGGGCACCGACGAACTCGGCCGCGACCTGCTGGTGCGCCTGCTCTACGGCGGCCGGATTTCCCTGCTGGTCGGGCTGGTCGCCGCCGTGTTCTCGGCGATCATCGGCGCCGCCATCGGCATCGTCGCCGGCTATTTCGGCGGCCGGCTCGACGATCTGCTGATGCGCGTCACCGACGGCGTCATCGCCCTGCCGATCCTGCCATTGCTGATCGTGCTCGCCGCGGTCGACCTGACCAAGCTCGGCCTGCCGGCCTCGGTCGCCAACAGCGGCGATATCAGCCTTTACCGCATCATCGTCATCACCGCGCTGTTCGGCTGGACCGGCGTCGCCCGGCTGGTGCGCGGCGCGACCCTGTCGCTCAAGGAGCGCGAATTCGTCCGCGCGGCCATCGCCATGGGCGCCAGCCCGTGGCGGGTCATGCGCGTCCATATCCTGCCCAACGCGATCTCGCCGATCGTCGTCGCGACGACGCTCTCGGTCGGCGGCATCATCCTGTTCGAATCGGTCCTGAGCTTCCTCGGCCTCGGCATCCAGCCGCCGATCCCGAGCTGGGGCAACATGCTGACCGGGGCCCAGGAGCAGCTTTCCAGCGCCCCGCAGCTGATGATCTGGCCGGGCCTGATGATCTTCGTCACCGTGATCGCCTTCAACTTCCTCGGCGACGGCCTGCAGGACTCCCTCGACCCGCGGGCGCTCAGCGACTGA
- a CDS encoding class I SAM-dependent methyltransferase → MARAGTKRLIAQARRALAGGNRSYALMLLREAHDGAPKDAAAAVLLARVLLAHSGSGGHAMAAIEMLAAHLALNPRSAESARKLSDILASVTPVNFSRVDAAGLAAALRLDRVAADPLARAAGLLLAERGEAPAFSRGTDEAALLTALLEAAPVREPGLEAWLVARRRTVLESMAEPAAERDPAEQDEALLAAMARQTWLNEGVWPVTDAERKAVDRLDPADPAHCFAAALYLPAERWCPADDRGDGDRLPKALAGLAGNIRRERHEMARVDADLGPDVSAADRTGDAVAAQYEANPYPRWGWVQPPLAGAVRAFLDRIAGGSGGPQPDGGWTGGPLRILIAGCGTGRQAVEAALAYAPNARLLAFDFSRASLRYAAMKARRHRLDAIRFRQADILDLPDFEPPFDRPADLIECIGVLHHMADPFAGWRILLDRLRPGGLMYVGLYSATARRGLTALRERLAAEGIDRADPDAVRAVRARILAQTPDGPEDDFERGLADSADFYTLSEVRDLLFHAHETPLTLEAIGEFLEGEGLEFLHMDVRPHIAEAFAASVNDGHGESAALDLQAWAAFERDNPDTFDGMYLFWVRKPG, encoded by the coding sequence ATGGCCAGGGCCGGTACGAAAAGACTGATCGCGCAGGCCCGGCGGGCGCTCGCCGGGGGCAACCGGAGCTACGCGCTGATGCTGCTGCGCGAGGCGCATGACGGCGCGCCGAAGGACGCCGCTGCCGCCGTACTGCTCGCCCGGGTGCTGCTGGCCCATTCAGGTTCCGGGGGCCATGCGATGGCGGCGATCGAGATGCTGGCCGCCCATCTCGCCCTCAACCCGCGCTCGGCGGAATCGGCGCGCAAGCTGTCGGATATCCTGGCTTCGGTCACGCCGGTGAACTTCTCGCGGGTCGACGCCGCCGGCCTGGCCGCGGCGCTGCGGCTCGACCGGGTGGCTGCCGACCCGCTCGCCCGGGCGGCCGGCCTGCTGCTGGCCGAACGCGGCGAAGCGCCGGCCTTCTCCCGCGGGACGGACGAGGCGGCCCTGCTGACCGCCCTGCTGGAGGCGGCGCCGGTCCGGGAACCGGGCCTGGAAGCCTGGCTCGTCGCGCGCCGCCGCACGGTGCTGGAATCGATGGCCGAACCGGCGGCGGAACGGGACCCGGCGGAACAGGACGAAGCCCTGCTCGCTGCGATGGCCCGGCAGACCTGGCTGAACGAAGGGGTGTGGCCGGTTACGGACGCGGAGCGCAAGGCCGTGGACCGGCTGGACCCGGCCGATCCGGCCCACTGCTTCGCCGCGGCGCTGTACCTGCCGGCGGAACGCTGGTGTCCGGCCGACGACCGCGGCGACGGCGACCGGCTGCCGAAAGCGCTGGCCGGGCTGGCCGGTAACATCCGGCGCGAGCGGCACGAGATGGCGCGGGTCGATGCGGATCTCGGCCCGGACGTCTCCGCCGCGGACCGGACCGGCGATGCCGTAGCGGCGCAATACGAGGCCAACCCCTACCCGCGCTGGGGCTGGGTGCAGCCGCCGCTGGCCGGCGCCGTGCGGGCGTTTCTCGACCGGATTGCCGGCGGGTCCGGGGGGCCGCAACCGGACGGCGGCTGGACCGGCGGCCCGCTGCGCATCCTGATCGCGGGCTGCGGCACGGGCCGGCAGGCGGTCGAGGCCGCTCTGGCCTACGCGCCGAACGCCAGGCTGCTGGCGTTCGATTTCAGCCGGGCCAGCCTGCGCTACGCGGCCATGAAGGCGCGCCGGCACCGCCTCGACGCGATCCGGTTCCGGCAGGCGGATATCCTCGACCTGCCGGACTTCGAGCCGCCGTTCGACCGGCCGGCGGACCTGATCGAATGTATCGGCGTCCTGCACCACATGGCCGATCCGTTCGCCGGCTGGCGCATCCTGCTCGACCGGCTGCGGCCCGGCGGGCTGATGTATGTCGGCCTCTACAGCGCGACCGCCCGGCGCGGGCTGACTGCACTGCGCGAACGACTGGCCGCCGAAGGCATCGACCGAGCCGACCCGGATGCGGTCCGCGCGGTCCGCGCCCGCATTCTCGCCCAGACTCCCGACGGGCCGGAGGACGATTTCGAACGCGGGCTCGCGGATTCGGCGGATTTCTACACCCTCAGCGAGGTGCGCGACCTGCTGTTCCACGCCCATGAAACGCCGCTGACGCTGGAGGCCATCGGCGAATTTCTGGAGGGGGAAGGACTCGAGTTCCTCCACATGGACGTGCGCCCGCACATCGCCGAAGCCTTCGCGGCCAGTGTCAATGACGGGCACGGCGAGTCGGCGGCGCTCGACCTCCAGGCCTGGGCGGCGTTCGAGCGCGACAATCCCGATACCTTCGACGGCATGTACCTGTTCTGGGTCCGCAAGCCCGGATAG
- a CDS encoding ABC transporter permease, with product MSAFLIRRLMQSLAVIAIMSFLVYALIGLMPGDPIDIMIASDPKLTPDDAARLRALYGLDLPIGERYWNWLSAALGGDFGFSRTHSRPVLDVMGPHLERTLLLMGISFVLSAAIAIPLGVWAAARPYSLHDYAINLFSFAGRSAPPFWLALILIFVFAVWLGWFPAGGLETIGKGGFWDRLQYLVLPVLSLTLLNVAGFTRFVRAETMAVMRQDFIRTARAKGVSERGVLTGHALRNAMIPIVTIIALDFGTLFSGALITETVFAYPGMGKMIYDSILANDFNLALVGLLFATFVTLAANIGADVAYAVLDPRIALT from the coding sequence ATGAGCGCCTTCCTGATCCGCCGGCTGATGCAGTCGCTGGCGGTGATCGCGATCATGTCCTTCCTGGTCTACGCCCTGATCGGGCTGATGCCGGGCGATCCGATCGACATCATGATCGCCTCCGATCCGAAGCTGACGCCGGACGACGCCGCCCGCCTGCGCGCGCTCTACGGCCTCGACCTGCCGATCGGCGAGCGCTACTGGAACTGGCTGAGCGCGGCGCTGGGCGGCGATTTCGGCTTCTCGCGCACCCACAGCCGGCCGGTCCTGGACGTCATGGGCCCGCATCTCGAGCGCACGCTGCTGCTGATGGGAATCAGCTTCGTGCTCTCCGCGGCCATCGCCATTCCGCTCGGCGTCTGGGCGGCGGCCCGGCCCTATTCGCTGCACGATTACGCGATCAACCTGTTCAGCTTCGCCGGCCGCTCGGCGCCGCCCTTCTGGCTGGCGCTGATCCTGATCTTCGTCTTCGCGGTCTGGCTCGGCTGGTTTCCGGCCGGCGGGCTGGAGACCATCGGCAAGGGCGGCTTCTGGGACCGGCTGCAATATCTCGTCCTGCCGGTGCTGTCGCTGACATTGCTCAACGTCGCCGGCTTCACCCGCTTCGTGCGCGCCGAGACCATGGCGGTGATGCGCCAGGATTTCATCCGCACCGCGCGCGCCAAGGGCGTGAGCGAACGCGGGGTGCTGACCGGCCACGCCCTGCGCAACGCCATGATCCCGATCGTCACCATCATCGCGCTGGATTTCGGCACGCTGTTCTCCGGCGCGCTGATCACCGAGACGGTGTTCGCCTATCCGGGCATGGGCAAGATGATCTACGATTCGATCCTGGCCAACGATTTCAACCTCGCGCTGGTCGGCCTGCTGTTCGCCACCTTCGTGACGCTTGCCGCCAATATCGGCGCAGACGTGGCCTACGCCGTGCTCGATCCCAGGATCGCCCTGACATGA
- a CDS encoding 2-hydroxychromene-2-carboxylate isomerase: MGKTIEFYWEVGSTNSYFALHLLRPIAERHGAAIRYIPINLGHVFRHHNYVLMDEPEAKIANRIRDLERWAEHYRLPFRFPTVFPIKTSRALRGAIAMRRWGREVEYIDAIFAAYWERDDASIQHYAGLRPIAASLGVDPDDFEAAAESDEIRAALIAATDGALARGVFGAPTMIVGGEIFWGKDRMDFVERELAKG; encoded by the coding sequence TTGGGCAAGACGATCGAGTTCTACTGGGAGGTCGGCAGCACCAACAGCTATTTCGCGCTCCACCTGCTCCGGCCCATCGCCGAACGCCACGGGGCGGCGATCCGCTACATCCCGATCAATCTCGGCCACGTCTTCCGGCATCACAACTACGTCCTGATGGACGAGCCGGAGGCCAAGATCGCCAACCGCATCCGCGATCTGGAGCGCTGGGCCGAGCACTACCGGCTGCCGTTCCGCTTCCCGACCGTCTTTCCGATCAAGACCAGCCGGGCCCTGCGCGGCGCCATCGCCATGCGCAGGTGGGGCCGGGAGGTCGAGTACATCGACGCGATCTTCGCCGCCTACTGGGAGCGCGACGACGCCTCGATCCAGCACTATGCCGGCCTGCGTCCGATCGCGGCATCGCTCGGCGTCGACCCGGACGACTTCGAGGCCGCCGCGGAAAGCGACGAGATCCGCGCCGCCCTGATCGCAGCGACCGACGGCGCACTGGCCCGCGGCGTATTCGGCGCGCCGACCATGATCGTCGGCGGCGAAATCTTCTGGGGCAAGGACCGGATGGATTTCGTCGAGCGGGAACTGGCGAAAGGCTGA
- a CDS encoding terminase small subunit, protein MSQPLSADPAESRPESPPHAPTPDAPPAHPPLTLRQEEFCRHNAATGNAAGAARDAGYAAGSARQTGHELLERPAVAARVRAIRAAWRAVEREEAQILLGRLEQAWDAAVEKGSASLMLRVIRLQADLSGLDPRNAHRRAGLWPLPGEDAVPDADDSGVAGPIAEAVRRGRHRTERALAAHRASRRALERHTDFDEAAWLATAQRLHATVEERRPRRPVRMDRRPAPAMTNPDISLHGPSHTAADAPATDSPANASVPTEHDISLHRAGLRPAAAEDNRKSAAAERAAEEFREYRIRADRAYLRCRSEDAEPVLPPAGEPCPIERRAAEEEQDFLKGLARTRPRVENRNAGMYLAEFKEVRPSRGEEPDHGES, encoded by the coding sequence ATGTCCCAGCCCTTGTCCGCCGACCCGGCCGAATCCCGGCCGGAGTCGCCGCCCCATGCGCCGACCCCGGATGCGCCGCCCGCGCACCCGCCCCTCACCCTGCGCCAGGAGGAGTTCTGCCGCCATAATGCCGCGACCGGCAACGCCGCAGGGGCGGCGCGGGACGCCGGCTATGCCGCAGGCTCGGCGCGCCAGACCGGCCACGAGCTGCTGGAGCGGCCGGCCGTCGCCGCACGGGTGCGCGCCATCCGGGCGGCGTGGCGGGCGGTCGAGCGCGAGGAGGCGCAGATCCTGCTCGGCCGGCTCGAACAGGCCTGGGACGCCGCGGTGGAAAAGGGCTCGGCGTCGCTCATGCTCCGGGTCATCAGGTTGCAGGCCGACCTGTCCGGCCTCGACCCGCGCAATGCCCACCGGCGCGCCGGCCTGTGGCCCCTGCCCGGAGAGGATGCAGTGCCCGATGCAGATGACTCCGGTGTGGCCGGCCCCATCGCCGAGGCGGTGCGCCGGGGCCGGCACCGGACCGAGCGGGCCCTCGCCGCCCACCGGGCGAGCCGCAGGGCGCTGGAGCGGCACACGGATTTCGACGAGGCGGCCTGGCTGGCGACGGCCCAGCGCCTGCACGCCACCGTCGAGGAGCGCCGGCCCCGCCGTCCGGTTCGGATGGACCGCAGGCCCGCGCCCGCCATGACGAATCCTGACATTTCCTTACACGGGCCCTCACATACCGCCGCGGACGCGCCGGCGACCGACAGCCCGGCGAACGCGTCGGTCCCGACGGAACATGACATTTCCTTGCACCGGGCCGGCCTGCGGCCGGCGGCCGCGGAGGACAACCGCAAGAGCGCCGCCGCGGAACGGGCCGCCGAGGAGTTCAGAGAGTACAGGATCCGGGCTGACCGGGCGTATCTCAGGTGCCGCTCGGAGGACGCCGAACCCGTCTTGCCGCCCGCCGGGGAGCCCTGCCCCATCGAGCGGCGCGCCGCCGAAGAGGAGCAGGACTTTCTCAAGGGCCTCGCCCGCACCCGCCCGCGGGTGGAAAACCGGAACGCCGGGATGTATCTCGCCGAATTCAAGGAAGTGCGCCCCAGCCGCGGAGAGGAGCCGGACCACGGCGAATCCTGA
- the purD gene encoding phosphoribosylamine--glycine ligase yields MNVLVVGGGGREHALCWKLAASPLCSRLYCAPGNAGIAQEAACLDVGAEDVDGIVAAAQENAIDFVVVGPEAPLCAGLVDRLEAAGIAAFGPTADAAILEGSKAFMKDLCARYGIPTAAYRRFTDAAEARAWIAERGAPIVVKASGLAAGKGVIVAQTVAEAQAAAGAMLDEGAFGAAGAEIVVEDCLEGEEASILALVDGAHFVLLPSAQDHKAVGEGDTGPNTGGMGAYSPAPVVTEELAERIRAEIVAPTVAAMAAEGRPFKGVLYAGLMIGPDGPKVLEFNTRFGDPECQPLMMRLMSDLLPALIAARDGELKDFDLRWYDEPALTVVLAAEGYPGAYGKGSEIRGLDALTGDPDTVVFHAGTTADGDRILATGGRVLGVTAMAPTVAEAQARAYAAVDAIDWPEGFCRRDIGWRAVAE; encoded by the coding sequence ATGAACGTCCTCGTCGTCGGCGGGGGCGGGCGCGAGCATGCGCTGTGCTGGAAGCTCGCCGCTTCGCCCCTGTGTTCCCGACTCTATTGCGCGCCGGGCAACGCCGGGATCGCGCAGGAGGCGGCCTGCCTCGATGTCGGCGCGGAGGACGTCGACGGCATCGTCGCCGCGGCGCAGGAAAACGCCATCGACTTCGTCGTCGTCGGACCCGAAGCGCCGCTGTGCGCCGGGCTGGTCGACCGGCTGGAGGCCGCCGGCATCGCCGCCTTCGGCCCGACCGCCGACGCCGCCATCCTCGAAGGCTCCAAGGCCTTCATGAAGGACCTGTGCGCCCGCTACGGCATCCCGACCGCGGCCTACCGCCGGTTCACCGACGCCGCCGAAGCGCGGGCCTGGATCGCCGAACGGGGCGCGCCCATCGTCGTCAAGGCATCCGGCCTCGCCGCCGGCAAGGGGGTGATCGTCGCGCAGACCGTCGCCGAGGCCCAGGCGGCGGCCGGCGCCATGCTGGACGAGGGCGCCTTCGGCGCGGCCGGCGCCGAGATCGTCGTGGAGGACTGCCTCGAAGGCGAGGAAGCGAGCATTCTCGCCCTGGTGGACGGCGCGCATTTCGTGCTGCTGCCCTCGGCGCAGGACCACAAGGCGGTCGGCGAGGGCGACACCGGGCCGAACACCGGCGGCATGGGCGCCTATTCGCCGGCGCCCGTCGTGACCGAGGAACTGGCCGAACGCATCCGCGCGGAGATCGTCGCACCCACGGTCGCCGCGATGGCGGCGGAAGGCCGGCCCTTCAAGGGCGTGCTCTACGCCGGCCTGATGATCGGGCCGGACGGGCCGAAGGTGCTGGAGTTCAACACCCGCTTCGGCGATCCGGAATGCCAGCCGCTGATGATGCGCCTGATGTCGGACCTGCTGCCCGCCCTGATCGCGGCGCGGGACGGCGAGCTGAAGGATTTCGACCTGCGCTGGTACGACGAGCCGGCGCTGACGGTCGTGCTGGCGGCCGAGGGCTATCCGGGCGCCTATGGGAAGGGCTCGGAAATCCGCGGCCTCGACGCGCTGACCGGCGATCCGGACACGGTCGTCTTCCACGCCGGCACGACGGCCGACGGCGACCGCATCCTGGCGACGGGCGGGCGGGTGCTGGGCGTGACCGCGATGGCGCCGACCGTCGCCGAAGCGCAGGCCAGGGCCTATGCCGCCGTCGACGCCATCGACTGGCCCGAAGGCTTCTGCCGCCGCGACATCGGCTGGCGCGCGGTGGCGGAGTAG
- a CDS encoding DUF924 domain-containing protein → MTKPQDVLDFWLAPATRERWFDKDADFDAEIRRSFEAAHKEALAGRLDRWQETADGALALVILLDQFPRNMYRDTPRAFAADPKARDVTAAVLARGFDLAVADQEHRMFFYLPLEHSEDAADQQRCVDLVRERCPDTDFLQWAVAHKEVIDRFGRFPHRNAILGRPNTPEEEEYLNDPDAGF, encoded by the coding sequence ATGACAAAACCGCAGGATGTGCTCGATTTCTGGCTCGCGCCGGCGACCCGCGAGCGCTGGTTCGACAAGGATGCCGATTTCGACGCCGAAATCCGGCGCAGCTTCGAAGCGGCCCACAAGGAAGCCCTGGCCGGCCGGCTGGACCGCTGGCAGGAGACCGCCGACGGCGCGCTGGCGCTGGTCATCCTGCTCGACCAGTTCCCGCGCAACATGTACCGCGACACGCCGCGCGCCTTCGCCGCCGACCCGAAAGCGCGCGATGTGACGGCAGCGGTGCTCGCCCGCGGCTTCGATCTGGCCGTGGCGGACCAAGAGCACCGGATGTTCTTCTACCTGCCGCTCGAACATTCGGAAGACGCCGCCGACCAGCAGCGCTGCGTCGATCTGGTGCGCGAGCGCTGCCCCGACACGGATTTCCTGCAATGGGCCGTCGCCCACAAGGAGGTCATCGACCGGTTCGGCCGCTTCCCCCACCGCAACGCCATCCTCGGCCGGCCGAACACGCCGGAGGAGGAAGAGTATTTGAACGATCCCGATGCCGGTTTCTGA